In one Limosilactobacillus oris genomic region, the following are encoded:
- a CDS encoding energy-coupling factor transporter ATPase produces the protein MPEIKLNNVAFEYSNSKQRALTEVNLTIPAGSYTALVGHTGSGKSTLVSLIDGLLKPTAGQITVGKQTVDASARRQDLAKLRQHVGFVFQFPEQQLFAETVAKDIAFGPENLGWDQEQVATAVQEALNAVGLPADLAERSPFMLSGGQMRRVAIAGVLAMQPEVLILDEPTAGLDAQSTEQLLNLIATFHQEGRTIILITHQMEQVARYADQVVVMNHGQLVTATTPEQLFADSQLMAANQLNRPAAVQIAHQLRKRGVDLPAVLTLDQLAKVLAPRLKGGTD, from the coding sequence ATGCCGGAAATTAAGCTAAATAACGTCGCCTTTGAGTATTCCAATAGTAAGCAGCGTGCTTTGACGGAAGTTAACCTGACAATTCCGGCAGGGAGCTATACCGCCTTGGTAGGTCATACTGGTAGCGGTAAATCAACACTCGTGTCCTTGATTGACGGCCTACTGAAACCGACGGCGGGGCAGATCACGGTAGGGAAACAGACTGTTGATGCAAGCGCTCGGCGCCAGGACCTGGCTAAACTTCGCCAGCACGTGGGCTTCGTCTTTCAGTTCCCGGAGCAGCAATTATTTGCAGAAACTGTCGCTAAGGATATCGCCTTTGGTCCAGAAAACCTTGGCTGGGATCAGGAACAGGTGGCTACAGCCGTTCAGGAAGCGCTGAACGCGGTTGGCCTGCCCGCGGACCTGGCGGAACGGTCACCGTTTATGCTCTCCGGAGGCCAGATGCGGCGGGTAGCGATTGCCGGGGTTCTGGCAATGCAGCCGGAGGTCCTGATCCTGGACGAACCGACGGCGGGATTAGATGCCCAGTCAACGGAGCAGTTATTGAACTTAATTGCCACGTTCCACCAGGAAGGCCGGACGATTATCTTGATTACCCACCAGATGGAACAGGTGGCGCGCTATGCCGACCAGGTGGTCGTAATGAACCACGGACAGCTGGTGACCGCGACTACCCCGGAGCAACTGTTTGCTGATAGCCAGCTCATGGCGGCTAACCAGCTGAACCGGCCGGCCGCGGTTCAGATTGCTCATCAGCTGCGGAAGCGGGGCGTCGACTTGCCGGCAGTGCTGACCCTTGACCAGCTAGCGAAGGTCCTGGCACCCCGGCTGAAAGGGGGAACGGACTGA
- a CDS encoding energy-coupling factor transporter ATPase — protein MDGIKLENITYTYPGASQPVLKKLNLQLPRGQWTTLIGKNGSGKSTIARLIDGLLVADEGQVVVNGLTVTEDHLTTLHRQVGIVFQNPDNQFVGATVADDIAFGLENQQLPRDEMTRRIDKALARVGMSQLADTEPSLLSGGQKQRVAIAGILALEPQVIILDEATSMLDPAGRQTVLNLLAQLRQEESLTIITITHDPVEMTMADKIVVVDQQGIADEGPAGEILCQADLLHRLGVGIPVAQDLSERLAALGVAVPAGYLTTNEMVEWLCRKLS, from the coding sequence GTGGACGGGATCAAGTTAGAAAACATTACGTATACATATCCGGGGGCAAGCCAACCGGTGCTCAAAAAGCTCAACCTCCAGCTTCCCCGGGGGCAATGGACGACCCTGATTGGTAAAAACGGGAGCGGGAAGAGTACCATTGCCCGGCTGATCGATGGGCTGCTGGTGGCTGATGAGGGGCAGGTCGTCGTCAACGGCCTGACTGTGACCGAAGACCACTTAACGACGCTCCACCGTCAAGTGGGGATCGTTTTTCAAAATCCCGATAACCAGTTTGTTGGGGCGACGGTCGCCGATGACATTGCCTTTGGGCTTGAAAACCAGCAACTGCCACGGGACGAGATGACCAGACGGATTGACAAGGCCCTGGCCCGGGTAGGGATGAGTCAGCTAGCGGATACCGAACCGAGCCTCCTCTCTGGGGGACAGAAACAGCGAGTGGCGATTGCCGGGATTCTCGCCTTAGAACCCCAGGTGATTATCCTGGACGAGGCCACTTCAATGCTCGACCCGGCTGGCCGGCAGACCGTGCTAAATCTCCTGGCCCAGTTGCGGCAGGAGGAGTCACTGACTATTATTACAATTACCCATGATCCGGTGGAAATGACGATGGCCGATAAAATCGTGGTGGTTGACCAGCAGGGAATTGCTGATGAAGGCCCGGCCGGCGAGATTCTCTGCCAAGCCGATTTGCTGCACCGTCTGGGAGTCGGTATTCCCGTGGCTCAAGACCTGAGCGAACGGCTGGCTGCCCTGGGAGTCGCTGTTCCAGCGGGGTACTTAACAACAAACGAAATGGTGGAATGGTTATGCCGGAAATTAAGCTAA
- the rplQ gene encoding 50S ribosomal protein L17: MSYRKLGRTSSQRKALLRDLTTDLIVNGQITTTEARAKEVRKTADKMVTLAKHGDLASRRKAAAFIRNVVADVKEDGDDIRIQSALQHLFEELAPKYADRNGGYTRILKTMPRRGDGAPMVILEFVD; the protein is encoded by the coding sequence ATGAGTTACCGTAAATTAGGACGTACAAGTTCACAACGTAAAGCTTTATTACGTGATTTAACTACTGATTTGATCGTTAATGGTCAGATTACCACTACTGAAGCACGTGCAAAGGAAGTTCGCAAGACCGCTGACAAGATGGTTACACTTGCTAAGCACGGTGACCTTGCTTCTCGCCGGAAGGCTGCTGCCTTTATCCGTAATGTTGTTGCGGATGTTAAGGAAGACGGCGATGACATTCGGATCCAATCTGCACTTCAACACTTGTTTGAAGAACTTGCACCAAAGTACGCAGATCGGAACGGTGGTTACACGCGGATTTTGAAGACCATGCCTCGTCGTGGTGACGGCGCTCCAATGGTTATCTTGGAATTCGTCGACTAA
- a CDS encoding DNA-directed RNA polymerase subunit alpha → MIEFEKPNIHKVEETDNYGKFVVEPLERGYGTTLGNSLRRVLIASLPGSAITTMQIDGVLHEFSTVKGVTEDVTQIILNLKKVSLKINSEDQKDLELDVKGPAEVTAGDIQGDSEVSVLNPDLHIATVADGAELHIKMTADKGRGYLSANDNKARMEDLAIGVLPIDSIYTPIERVNYTVENARVGQRSDFDKLTLDVWTDGSITPTEAVSLGAKILTEHLAMFVNLTETAQNVQVMVEKEETHKEKTLEMTIEELDLSVRSYNCLKRAGINTVKELTDRTVSDMMKVRNLGQKSLEEIKLKLNDLGVSFRQDD, encoded by the coding sequence ATGATCGAATTTGAAAAGCCAAACATTCATAAAGTTGAAGAAACGGATAACTACGGCAAGTTTGTTGTAGAACCACTTGAGCGCGGTTATGGGACGACTCTTGGTAACTCACTGAGACGGGTTCTCATTGCTTCATTGCCAGGTTCAGCAATTACTACCATGCAAATTGATGGTGTTTTGCACGAATTCAGCACGGTGAAGGGTGTTACTGAAGATGTTACCCAGATTATCTTAAACCTTAAAAAGGTTTCGCTGAAAATCAATTCTGAAGACCAAAAGGACTTGGAATTAGACGTCAAGGGACCTGCTGAAGTAACCGCCGGTGATATTCAAGGTGATAGCGAAGTATCTGTCTTGAACCCTGATTTGCATATTGCAACTGTCGCTGATGGTGCAGAATTACACATTAAGATGACAGCTGATAAAGGTCGTGGTTACCTTTCAGCTAATGATAATAAGGCCCGGATGGAAGATTTGGCCATCGGTGTACTGCCAATTGATTCCATTTATACTCCAATCGAACGTGTAAACTACACCGTGGAAAATGCGCGGGTTGGTCAACGGAGTGATTTCGACAAGTTGACCCTGGATGTTTGGACTGATGGTTCAATTACACCAACCGAAGCGGTTAGTTTGGGTGCTAAGATTTTGACTGAACACTTGGCAATGTTTGTTAACCTGACTGAAACGGCGCAAAATGTCCAAGTGATGGTTGAAAAGGAAGAAACCCACAAGGAAAAGACGCTTGAAATGACGATTGAGGAACTGGACTTGTCTGTTCGTTCATACAACTGTCTCAAGCGTGCGGGAATTAACACCGTTAAGGAACTGACTGATCGGACCGTTTCTGACATGATGAAGGTTCGGAACTTAGGACAGAAGTCATTAGAAGAAATTAAGCTCAAATTAAATGACCTTGGCGTTTCATTCCGCCAGGATGATTAA
- the rpsK gene encoding 30S ribosomal protein S11: protein MATKKGTRKRRAKKNVETGVAHIHSTFNNTLIMITDVQGNAVAWSSAGVLGFKGSRKSTPFAAQMASEAAAKQAMEHGMKTVEVEVKGPGSGREAAIRALQATGLEVTAIRDVTPVPHNGSRPPKRRRV from the coding sequence ATGGCAACCAAAAAAGGTACGCGTAAGCGTCGTGCAAAGAAGAATGTTGAAACTGGTGTTGCGCACATTCACTCAACATTTAACAACACTTTGATCATGATTACTGACGTTCAAGGTAACGCCGTTGCTTGGTCATCAGCTGGTGTCTTGGGCTTCAAGGGTTCACGGAAGTCAACTCCATTTGCTGCCCAAATGGCTTCAGAAGCTGCTGCCAAGCAAGCTATGGAACACGGTATGAAGACTGTTGAAGTTGAAGTTAAGGGTCCAGGTTCTGGGCGTGAAGCTGCAATCCGTGCTCTGCAAGCAACTGGTTTGGAAGTTACCGCAATCCGCGATGTAACTCCAGTCCCACACAATGGTTCTCGTCCTCCAAAGCGTCGTCGTGTTTAA
- the rpsM gene encoding 30S ribosomal protein S13: MARIAGVDLPRDKRIVIGLTYIYGIGDSTAKKILEAAGVSEDVRVRDLTPDQEEKIRGQVENIQVEGDLRREVSMNIKRLQEIGSYRGMRHRRGLPVRGQHTKNNARTRKGKAVTIANKKK, from the coding sequence ATGGCTCGTATTGCAGGTGTCGATTTACCTCGTGACAAGCGAATCGTAATCGGCTTAACTTATATTTACGGTATCGGTGATTCCACTGCTAAGAAGATTTTGGAAGCTGCCGGTGTTTCTGAAGATGTTCGTGTTCGTGATTTAACTCCGGACCAAGAAGAAAAGATCCGTGGTCAAGTTGAAAACATCCAAGTGGAAGGTGACTTACGCCGGGAAGTTTCAATGAACATCAAGCGTCTGCAAGAAATTGGTTCATACCGTGGTATGCGTCACCGTCGTGGTTTACCAGTTCGTGGTCAACACACGAAGAACAACGCTCGTACTCGTAAGGGTAAGGCGGTAACCATCGCTAACAAGAAGAAGTAA
- the rpmJ gene encoding 50S ribosomal protein L36, producing the protein MKVRPSVKRMCEHCKIIKRHGRIMVICSANPKHKQRQGK; encoded by the coding sequence ATGAAAGTAAGACCATCAGTCAAGCGGATGTGCGAGCACTGCAAGATCATTAAGCGTCATGGACGTATTATGGTGATTTGCTCTGCTAACCCAAAGCACAAGCAACGTCAAGGTAAGTAA
- the infA gene encoding translation initiation factor IF-1, translating to MAKADVIEVEGKVTETLPNAMFKVELENGAEILAHVSGKIRMHYIKILPGDRVKVEMSPYDLTKGRITFRFK from the coding sequence GTGGCAAAAGCCGATGTGATTGAAGTTGAGGGTAAGGTTACTGAAACCCTGCCTAACGCGATGTTTAAAGTTGAACTGGAAAATGGGGCGGAGATTCTTGCTCATGTCTCAGGAAAGATTCGGATGCACTACATCAAGATTCTGCCTGGGGACCGAGTAAAGGTTGAAATGTCTCCATATGACCTTACCAAGGGTCGGATCACGTTCCGGTTTAAGTAA
- a CDS encoding adenylate kinase — MSMNLVLMGLPGAGKGTQAQKIVEDFDIPHISTGDIFRAAIKNETPMGVEAKKYIDKGELVPDEVTNGIVKERLAQDDTAKGFMLDGFPRNLNQAAALDKMLAESNRQLDAVINIHVEPDVLVERLSGRFICRNCGATYHKIYNAPKVEGTCDVCGGHEFYQRDDDKPETVKNRLDVNIKLNTPLVDYYQKQGVLHTIDGQQDIDKVYADVKKVLNSL; from the coding sequence ATGAGTATGAACCTTGTTTTAATGGGGTTGCCTGGTGCCGGTAAGGGTACCCAAGCGCAAAAGATTGTGGAAGATTTCGATATTCCTCATATTTCAACTGGGGACATCTTCCGTGCGGCAATTAAAAACGAAACTCCAATGGGAGTTGAAGCTAAGAAGTACATCGATAAAGGTGAATTAGTTCCGGATGAAGTGACGAACGGCATTGTTAAGGAACGACTTGCCCAGGATGATACTGCCAAGGGCTTCATGCTTGATGGCTTTCCTCGCAATCTTAACCAGGCTGCGGCTTTGGATAAGATGTTAGCTGAGAGTAACCGGCAATTAGATGCTGTCATCAATATTCACGTCGAACCAGATGTGCTGGTAGAACGGTTAAGTGGTCGGTTTATTTGTCGCAATTGTGGTGCAACGTATCATAAGATTTACAATGCGCCAAAGGTAGAAGGAACGTGTGACGTTTGTGGCGGCCACGAATTCTACCAACGTGATGACGATAAGCCAGAAACGGTCAAGAATCGTTTGGATGTCAACATTAAGTTGAACACCCCACTGGTAGATTACTACCAAAAGCAAGGTGTTTTGCACACGATCGATGGTCAACAGGACATCGATAAGGTTTATGCAGACGTCAAGAAAGTGCTTAATAGTCTCTAA
- the secY gene encoding preprotein translocase subunit SecY: MFKAVINTLKVKEIRKKILFTLFVLIVYRIGAAITVPGVNAAALQEISSTGLASILNTFSGGGLENYSLFAMGVSPYITAQIVVQLLQMDIVPRFVEWSKQGEVGRRKLNQATRWLTIVLGFIQSIGITAGFNALSTIKLVNHPNPQTYLTIGLILTAGTMFATWMGDMITERGIGNGVSMLIFAGIVAQMPGAMRQLWDDQIAGESGAALWSGIGFIALVVVALLIIVAFVTWVQQAERRLPIQYTRRTTTSPSSSYLPLKINVSGVIPVIFAGSFISTPQTILMAFQQNHGGDTWYQVLTTIFNMQSGPGIALYTLLIVVFTFFYAFVQVNPEKLAENLQKQGSYISGVRPGKGTQTFVSALLMRLSTVGSLFLGLISLIPLIASNVWNLSQSIGLGGTSLLIIVQIALDVIRQLNGLTMKREYIGFIREPEGGNGK; the protein is encoded by the coding sequence TTGTTCAAAGCCGTCATAAACACGTTAAAGGTTAAGGAGATTCGGAAGAAGATTCTCTTTACCTTATTCGTGTTGATTGTTTACCGAATTGGGGCGGCTATCACTGTTCCTGGAGTTAACGCTGCAGCTTTGCAGGAAATTTCCTCGACCGGGTTAGCATCGATCCTCAATACCTTTAGTGGTGGTGGCTTGGAAAACTACTCGTTGTTTGCAATGGGAGTTTCCCCATACATCACCGCCCAGATTGTTGTTCAACTGCTGCAGATGGATATTGTTCCGCGGTTTGTTGAATGGAGTAAGCAAGGGGAAGTTGGTCGGCGAAAACTTAACCAGGCAACCAGGTGGTTAACGATTGTCCTTGGATTTATCCAATCAATCGGAATTACCGCCGGATTCAATGCGTTAAGCACGATTAAATTGGTTAACCACCCCAATCCGCAGACTTACCTAACGATTGGTTTGATTCTGACGGCGGGGACGATGTTTGCTACCTGGATGGGGGACATGATTACCGAACGTGGTATCGGTAATGGTGTTTCAATGCTGATTTTTGCCGGGATTGTTGCACAAATGCCCGGTGCGATGCGGCAACTCTGGGACGATCAAATTGCAGGAGAATCCGGTGCGGCCTTATGGTCAGGAATCGGCTTCATTGCGTTAGTTGTTGTAGCATTATTAATCATTGTGGCGTTCGTAACTTGGGTCCAACAAGCTGAACGTCGGTTACCGATTCAGTATACTCGTCGGACAACTACTTCACCATCAAGCAGTTACCTCCCGTTAAAGATTAACGTTTCTGGGGTTATTCCAGTCATCTTCGCTGGTTCCTTTATTTCAACCCCGCAAACAATCTTGATGGCTTTCCAGCAAAACCATGGTGGTGACACTTGGTATCAAGTACTGACAACGATTTTTAATATGCAATCCGGTCCGGGGATCGCTTTGTATACGTTGTTGATTGTTGTATTTACCTTTTTCTACGCCTTTGTTCAGGTTAATCCGGAAAAGCTCGCAGAAAACTTGCAAAAGCAGGGTTCCTACATTTCTGGTGTTCGGCCGGGAAAAGGAACGCAAACTTTTGTTTCAGCTCTGTTAATGCGTTTAAGTACGGTTGGTTCGCTCTTCTTGGGATTGATTTCCTTAATCCCACTGATTGCCAGCAACGTCTGGAACCTTAGCCAGTCAATCGGCTTGGGTGGGACCAGCTTATTAATCATCGTCCAGATTGCCCTGGATGTTATCCGTCAGTTAAACGGGTTAACGATGAAGCGTGAATATATTGGATTTATTCGTGAACCAGAAGGAGGAAATGGCAAATGA
- the rplO gene encoding 50S ribosomal protein L15, giving the protein MKLNELKPAEGSRSKRLRKGRGLSSGHGFTSGRGTKGQKAHGKTRLGFEGGQMPLYRQIPKRGFTNINRKEYAIVNLTALNKFDDGAEVTPEVLVENGIVKNLKSGVKVLGSGKLEKKLTVKANKFSASAVSAIEAAGGKTEVM; this is encoded by the coding sequence ATGAAGTTAAATGAATTGAAGCCTGCTGAAGGTTCTCGTTCAAAGCGTCTTCGTAAGGGTCGTGGTCTTTCATCAGGTCACGGTTTCACTTCAGGACGTGGTACTAAGGGTCAAAAGGCTCACGGCAAGACTCGTCTTGGTTTTGAAGGGGGTCAAATGCCACTCTACCGGCAAATTCCTAAGCGTGGTTTTACCAACATCAACCGCAAGGAATACGCTATTGTTAACTTGACTGCCCTGAACAAGTTCGATGACGGTGCTGAAGTTACTCCAGAAGTTCTGGTAGAAAACGGAATCGTTAAGAACTTGAAGAGCGGTGTTAAGGTTCTTGGTAGCGGTAAGCTGGAAAAGAAGTTAACTGTTAAGGCTAACAAGTTTTCTGCTTCAGCGGTTTCAGCAATTGAAGCTGCTGGCGGTAAAACTGAGGTGATGTAA
- the rpmD gene encoding 50S ribosomal protein L30, with amino-acid sequence MAKVKVTLIHSVAHREPTQRKTVQALGLGKIGSSNILPDNAATRGQIFKVAHLVSIEEVK; translated from the coding sequence ATGGCTAAAGTTAAAGTTACCTTAATCCACAGTGTTGCCCACCGTGAACCAACCCAACGGAAGACCGTTCAGGCCTTGGGCTTAGGCAAGATCGGCAGTTCAAACATTCTGCCAGACAATGCCGCAACACGTGGTCAAATTTTCAAAGTTGCACACTTAGTTTCCATCGAAGAAGTTAAGTAA
- the rpsE gene encoding 30S ribosomal protein S5, with protein MSEYIDPAKLDLDDQVVAINRITKVVKGGRRMRFAALVIVGDRKGHVGFGTGKAQEVPEAIRKAQAAAEKNLITVPIVGTTIPHEVIGTYGGGKIMLKPAVEGSGVAAGGAVRNVMDLAGVADVTSKRLGSNTPISVVRATFEGLKQLKSADEVAKLRGVSVDHLAE; from the coding sequence ATGTCAGAATACATTGATCCAGCAAAGTTGGACTTAGACGATCAAGTTGTTGCTATCAACCGGATTACCAAGGTTGTTAAGGGTGGTCGTCGGATGCGGTTTGCTGCCCTTGTTATCGTCGGCGATCGTAAGGGTCACGTTGGTTTTGGTACTGGTAAGGCTCAAGAAGTTCCAGAAGCTATCCGCAAGGCTCAAGCTGCTGCTGAAAAGAACCTGATTACTGTTCCAATCGTTGGTACTACTATTCCGCACGAAGTTATCGGTACTTACGGCGGTGGTAAGATCATGTTGAAGCCCGCCGTTGAAGGTTCCGGGGTTGCTGCCGGTGGTGCGGTTCGTAACGTTATGGACCTGGCCGGGGTTGCCGATGTTACTTCCAAGCGTCTGGGCTCCAACACGCCAATCAGCGTGGTTCGGGCTACTTTCGAAGGTCTGAAGCAATTGAAGAGCGCTGACGAAGTTGCTAAGCTTCGTGGTGTTTCAGTAGATCACTTGGCTGAATAA
- the rplR gene encoding 50S ribosomal protein L18: MISKPDKNKIRQRRHMRVRGKISGTAERPRLSVYRSNKNIYAQLIDDVKGVTLASASTNDSEVSGKTKTEQASGVGALIAKRAADQNITNVVFDRGGYLYHGRVQALAEAARENGLKF; this comes from the coding sequence GTGATTTCTAAACCAGATAAGAACAAGATCCGTCAACGCCGTCACATGCGCGTTCGCGGCAAGATCTCTGGTACTGCGGAGCGCCCACGCTTAAGTGTTTACCGTTCAAACAAAAACATTTACGCTCAATTAATTGATGACGTAAAGGGTGTGACGCTCGCAAGTGCCTCCACAAACGACAGCGAAGTTAGTGGTAAGACGAAGACTGAACAAGCTAGCGGCGTTGGTGCATTGATTGCCAAGCGTGCTGCTGACCAAAACATCACGAACGTTGTATTTGACCGTGGTGGGTACCTGTACCATGGTCGTGTTCAAGCTTTGGCTGAAGCTGCTCGTGAAAACGGACTTAAATTCTAA
- the rplF gene encoding 50S ribosomal protein L6, with product MSRIGYKEIDLPQGVEVSQEGNVVTVKGPKGTLSREISPLIKMTVADNVIKFDRDDDSNKMKMIHGTTRANVNNMVEGVVDGYKKVLKLVGVGYRAQFKGNKLILTVGYSNPVEMDKPEDIDIKVPDNTTIELSSINKEHLGDFAAQVRAVRSPEPYKGKGIRYENEHIIRKEGKTGK from the coding sequence ATGAGTCGTATTGGTTACAAGGAAATTGACTTGCCACAAGGCGTAGAAGTATCCCAGGAAGGCAACGTCGTAACTGTTAAGGGTCCTAAGGGAACTTTGTCACGTGAAATCTCACCTTTGATTAAGATGACGGTTGCTGACAACGTGATTAAGTTTGACCGTGATGATGATTCCAACAAGATGAAGATGATTCACGGTACTACCCGGGCAAACGTTAACAACATGGTTGAAGGTGTTGTTGATGGTTACAAGAAGGTCCTGAAGTTAGTCGGTGTTGGTTACCGTGCTCAATTCAAGGGCAACAAGCTGATTTTGACTGTTGGTTACTCCAACCCAGTTGAAATGGACAAGCCGGAAGATATTGATATTAAGGTTCCTGACAACACTACTATCGAATTAAGCTCCATCAACAAGGAACACCTTGGTGATTTTGCTGCCCAAGTTCGTGCCGTTCGTTCACCTGAGCCATACAAGGGTAAGGGTATTCGTTACGAAAACGAACACATCATCCGTAAGGAAGGTAAGACTGGTAAGTAA
- the rpsH gene encoding 30S ribosomal protein S8 — MSMSDPIADFLTRIRNANMAQHESVEVPASKMKKDIAEILKNEGFVRDVEYVDDNKQGIIRVFLKYGNDGQRVISGLKRISKPGLRSYVKADAVPKVLNGLGIAIISTSEGVVTDKVARAKKIGGEVIAYIW; from the coding sequence ATGTCTATGAGCGATCCAATTGCAGATTTCTTAACGCGGATTCGTAATGCTAACATGGCACAACACGAATCAGTTGAGGTTCCTGCATCTAAGATGAAGAAGGACATCGCCGAAATCTTGAAGAATGAAGGTTTCGTTCGCGATGTTGAATATGTTGACGATAACAAGCAAGGCATCATCCGTGTGTTCTTGAAATATGGCAACGACGGTCAACGCGTTATTTCTGGCTTGAAGCGGATTTCAAAGCCTGGTCTGCGGTCTTATGTTAAGGCTGATGCTGTGCCAAAGGTTCTTAACGGATTAGGTATTGCTATTATTTCAACATCTGAGGGTGTTGTAACCGATAAGGTAGCTCGCGCCAAGAAAATCGGTGGCGAAGTTATCGCTTACATTTGGTAA
- a CDS encoding type Z 30S ribosomal protein S14: MAKKSMIAKCNRPAKFSSREYTRCARCGRPHSVYRKFHLCRICLRELAHKGQIPGLKKASW; this comes from the coding sequence TTGGCTAAAAAATCAATGATTGCTAAGTGCAACCGTCCAGCGAAGTTCTCAAGTCGTGAATACACGCGTTGTGCACGTTGTGGACGTCCGCACTCAGTTTACCGTAAATTCCACCTATGCCGGATTTGCTTACGTGAACTTGCCCACAAGGGACAAATTCCTGGTTTAAAGAAGGCTAGCTGGTAA
- the rplE gene encoding 50S ribosomal protein L5 — protein MENRLKAKYESEIRPALIEKFNYTSTMQAPKVDKIVLNMGVGDATTNSKNLDEAVEELGLIAGQKPLITKAKKSIAGFRLREGMPIGAKVTLRGERMYDFLDKLVNVALPRVRDFHGVSNKAFDGRGNYTLGIHEQLIFPEIDYDKVNRVRGLDVVIVTTAESDEESHELLAQLGMPFAK, from the coding sequence ATGGAAAACCGTTTAAAAGCTAAGTACGAAAGCGAAATCCGTCCTGCATTGATTGAAAAGTTCAACTACACTTCAACGATGCAAGCGCCAAAGGTCGACAAGATCGTCTTGAACATGGGTGTTGGTGATGCCACTACTAACTCCAAGAACTTGGACGAAGCCGTTGAAGAATTGGGCTTGATTGCTGGTCAAAAGCCATTGATCACTAAGGCTAAGAAGTCCATCGCCGGCTTCCGTCTTCGTGAAGGAATGCCAATTGGTGCTAAGGTAACCTTACGTGGTGAACGGATGTATGATTTCTTGGACAAGTTAGTCAACGTAGCATTGCCACGGGTTCGTGACTTCCACGGTGTAAGCAACAAGGCCTTTGATGGTCGTGGTAACTACACTCTTGGTATCCATGAACAATTAATTTTCCCTGAAATTGATTACGATAAGGTTAACCGGGTTCGGGGCTTGGACGTAGTCATTGTTACTACTGCTGAAAGTGATGAAGAATCACATGAATTACTTGCCCAACTCGGCATGCCATTTGCTAAATAA
- the rplX gene encoding 50S ribosomal protein L24 — MLIKTGDKVRVIAGKDKGKEGNVKQIFAAQNRVIVEGINMVKKHQKPSNANPNGGVIETEAAINASNVMLIDPSTNEPTRVGYKFVDGKKVRVAKKSGKTID, encoded by the coding sequence ATGCTCATTAAAACAGGTGACAAAGTTCGCGTTATCGCCGGTAAAGACAAGGGTAAGGAAGGTAACGTTAAGCAAATCTTCGCTGCCCAAAACCGTGTAATCGTTGAAGGCATTAACATGGTTAAGAAACACCAAAAGCCAAGCAACGCAAATCCTAACGGTGGCGTTATTGAAACTGAAGCTGCTATCAATGCTTCAAACGTAATGCTGATTGATCCTTCTACCAACGAACCAACCCGTGTTGGTTACAAGTTCGTTGATGGCAAGAAGGTTCGGGTTGCCAAGAAATCTGGCAAGACCATCGACTAA
- the rplN gene encoding 50S ribosomal protein L14, producing MIQQESRLKVADNSGAREILVIKILGGSRVKTGNIGDIIVATVKQATPGGVVKKGDVVKAVVVRTKHGLHRKDGSYIKFDENAAVLINNDKSPKGTRIFGPIARELRGDDFMKIVSLAPEVL from the coding sequence GTGATTCAACAGGAAAGTCGGTTGAAGGTCGCTGATAATTCCGGTGCTCGTGAAATCCTTGTCATCAAGATCTTGGGTGGTTCCCGAGTTAAGACTGGTAACATCGGTGACATTATTGTTGCTACTGTAAAGCAGGCAACACCAGGTGGCGTTGTCAAGAAAGGTGACGTTGTTAAGGCTGTCGTTGTACGGACTAAGCATGGTCTGCACCGTAAGGATGGTTCTTACATCAAGTTTGATGAAAACGCCGCTGTTTTGATCAACAACGATAAGAGCCCTAAGGGTACCCGTATTTTTGGGCCAATCGCTCGTGAACTTCGTGGCGATGACTTCATGAAGATCGTTTCTCTGGCTCCAGAAGTTCTGTAA